The stretch of DNA GGCAATCTTAGTCTGTCTGACAGAACGCCCGATGAGCGGTTATGATTTGGCGAAAAACTTCGATGCCTCAATCGGCTTTTTCTGGCGGGCCAGCCACCAACAAATCTACCGTGAATTAGGCAAGTTGCGTGAACGTGGCTTGGTCGAGAGCCAAGAGATTTCACAAAGCGGAAAACCCAACCGTATTGTGCACACAATAACCGATGCGGGGCGAGAGTCCTTACGCAGCTGGTCGGTCAAACCTGCGCGCCAGCCTTCGATAAAAGATGAACTACTGGTCAAATTTTACGCGCTTGATGGCGTTGATATACCCGCCTTCATTGAACAATTATCGATGCGGTTGGAACAACACCAGACAAAGCTAGTGAAATATCACCGCATTAAAACCCGTCATTTCGACGGTAAAAACCTATCG from Fretibacter rubidus encodes:
- a CDS encoding PadR family transcriptional regulator translates to MALSEAILVCLTERPMSGYDLAKNFDASIGFFWRASHQQIYRELGKLRERGLVESQEISQSGKPNRIVHTITDAGRESLRSWSVKPARQPSIKDELLVKFYALDGVDIPAFIEQLSMRLEQHQTKLVKYHRIKTRHFDGKNLSLNQKGKLIALELGIDQEHHHILRLQEAMEKVRAL